GGGGGGCCGGCAACCCCGCTGCTTCATCCGTCAACCGCGCCGACCAGCGAGACCCCTTGGCAACACCGGCGACCCGTCCGTAGAAAAATTGCGCGGCATTCGTAGCGTGCAACGGTGTGGGGGGAATATCCCGCGGCCCCGCCAGCCCACCGTTGGTCAGCAATTGCACCCAATCCTGCGTCGTCGGCGCCAGTTCCCGGCCATCCCAGGTGCGCGGGGCAAACATCGCCAAGCTCGCGACATGCACAGGTCCATCGCTCCGTAGGCGGGCAAAGGTAGAGCGGCCATTGGACGACGGGTAACTGGGAGGTTCGGGCCACACGTCCCCATCCGTTTGGGCCAGGAGCGGGTTTTGCAGCGCTGCGATCATTCCCTGCGTCAGCGTCAATTCCGCTGGAACTGGCACGCGGGGTGTCACCGTGCGGGGCAGACGGGGCGCTGGAATCGGCAAATTGGCCAGCAACCGGTACTCGCCTGGTCCTAGCGTCACCTGGGCGGGCCAATTGCGCTGGCGGATGCCCCGCAACACGGCATTCATTGTGCGGCTCCCTGGCCCGGAATAGATATAGCCCCGCCCATTATCCACATAGGACGGCAAATCCACAAAGGGCGCTTCCGGCGTGCTCAAGAAACTGGCGGCTTGGCTAATTTGGACTTGCACAAACTGTTTCGTCGGATTGTACAGAATCAACCCCAGAAACAAGGTGGGCGTCGTTTCGGGATGGTTGGTGCGGAAAATGTGATGAGCAAAAAGGGTGAATTCACCCTGCAGCGGCAGATTCAGATGCGCCTGGGGCACCCGTTTACCATCCGGGGGCAGCGTCGAGAGTAGGATGCCTTCTTGCTG
The nucleotide sequence above comes from Gloeomargarita sp. SKYB120. Encoded proteins:
- a CDS encoding DUF3370 domain-containing protein; the protein is MWMVPWLAQATPTPPAVVRRLVFNPQPVRPLPGQLDDVPMFNSNSPEVVQQEGILLSTLPPDGKRVPQAHLNLPLQGEFTLFAHHIFRTNHPETTPTLFLGLILYNPTKQFVQVQISQAASFLSTPEAPFVDLPSYVDNGRGYIYSGPGSRTMNAVLRGIRQRNWPAQVTLGPGEYRLLANLPIPAPRLPRTVTPRVPVPAELTLTQGMIAALQNPLLAQTDGDVWPEPPSYPSSNGRSTFARLRSDGPVHVASLAMFAPRTWDGRELAPTTQDWVQLLTNGGLAGPRDIPPTPLHATNAAQFFYGRVAGVAKGSRWSARLTDEAAGLPAPQPDVLTIPPPGQAFSYGLSTLHRGTFGTGQIQSAPLLVRYPDTAFMAHGNYGVHYELQLPLYNASNFPQTVAISIQCPLKDDAPRGGLQFLEPPEPRIFFRGTIRLRFPGEDGTPQVRYVHVVKQRGQQGEPLVTLHLAPKEQRLVEVDYLYPPDATPPQVLTVQTLSPQVTQLRQDKTGTTSAQAR